TGTCTCTCATGCTTGGCTGACCTCCGGGGAATAGGCCATGGATAGCACCCGGTGCGCCTCATGCACAAGAAAAAATCAACCCGAATGACAGGTTGATTGAAATGCGGGGAAAGGGAGGGAATGTCCCTGGCAGGAAGATTAAGACATCCTGGCCCGGGAGCTGAGGCAGCAGCCGCAGGGAACCACATCGGCGGAGTCCATCTCGGCGGCCATGATCTTTCCAGCCAGACCGCAGCACAGGACCACCTCGGCACCGCGCACACGAAGGCGGCATCCGGCCGCTCCACCGGCAAGGACTTCCACCGGGCAGCCGGGGGTCAGCCCAAGGGCCAGCATGCGCGAGCGTGCGCGTCTGCCACCGTCTATGTCAGCCACCCGGACAACCGTTCCGGCGGGGTATTCGGTCAGGGGTCTGACCATGCCGTCTCCTTGGAAAAAGCGTTGAGGGTGAGAATAAGTATCACCGTGTGTCGTGTCAATGGGAATCGGTCGGAAACGAAAATGTCGGCGGCAAGTGGGCCGGTGCGCCGAATCGGTTCCCCTGTCTTTCCCGGTCCGGGTTTCGTCCCTTGCCGCCCGTATAAAACCATTGCCTTTCAAGGTCCAAGGCTGTAAGTAAATGAGCTTGTCCGGCGGGTGACGGCGTCGCCCTGCCGACATTCCACGCGAAGTGTCTTCTCTGCTAGGAAAAGATGCCGTAACCTCAACTACTTCCACAAAGAATGCCCAAACGCACAGACATCAAAAAGATCATGCTGATCGGGTCCGGCCCCATTGTCATCGGGCAGGCCTGCGAGTTCGATTACTCCGGCACCCAGGCCCTCAAGGCGCTCAAGGAGGAGGGCTACGAGGTGGTCCTGGTCAACTCCAACCCGGCCTCGATCATGACCGACCCGGAGCTGGCCGACAGGACCTATATCGAGCCCATTGAGCCAGAGACAGTGGCCCGAATTATCGAAAAAGAGCGTCCCGACGCTCTTTTGCCCACTTTGGGGGGGCAGACGGGGCTTAACACCGCTCTGGCCGTGGCAGAGATGGGCGTGCTCGACCAGTTCAACGTCGAACTCATCGGGGCCAACATCGAAGCCATCAACAAGGCCGAAAGCCGCGAGGAGTTCCGGGCGGCCATGGCCAACATCGGTCTGGCGGTGGCCGAGTCCGGTATCTGCCGGAGCATGGAAGATGTACGCCATTGGGGGCAAATCATCCCCTTCCCCATCATTGTGCGGCCTGCCTACACCCTGGGCGGCTCGGGAGGCGGCGTGGCCTACAACATGGAAGAGCTGGAGGATATCTGCGCCAACGGCCTTGCTCTGTCCATGAAGCGGGAGATCATGCTTGAGCGCTCCATCCTTGG
This genomic stretch from Pseudodesulfovibrio alkaliphilus harbors:
- a CDS encoding FeoA family protein, giving the protein MVRPLTEYPAGTVVRVADIDGGRRARSRMLALGLTPGCPVEVLAGGAAGCRLRVRGAEVVLCCGLAGKIMAAEMDSADVVPCGCCLSSRARMS